In Candidatus Hinthialibacter antarcticus, one genomic interval encodes:
- a CDS encoding DUF2961 domain-containing protein, with protein MNILRACMALCVLTLLLPSPQCETITFGSLVDEMTDMHRLAKFPEPVYKTVQFSSYDRRSKTPGGPDWYANSDGFGSEPIPNFEEVLKEPGADNIGEYLVCDVKGPGAIVRTWTAAIKGDVRVYLDGSKDAVYEGSAQQFFQYTAQHFLADSGIDSKLIDRTFQQRNACYFPIPFARRCRIEWRGNLKELHFYEVQIRLYEPHAEVATFEPSDVKVFQEKIESVAKILGDIDGEWQYKSEKEALPLNAMLKAGETVSSIKHKGSGAIERLTLQLKADDLNAALRQTVMKISFDGFQTEQIISPVGDFFGAAPGVNPYTSLPFTVTPEGEMTCRYVMPFRESVNITFENRGEQTVEIIGSVLPCAFEVEPERFQHFRARWRVEHDLISKPERDLPFLLANGKGVYVGTTSYLWNPNLIPTPYGNWWGEGDEKIFVDEDEFPTTFGTGSEDYYNYAWSAPDIFLFPYCGQPLNDGPGNRGFVTNFRWHVIDALPFNEQIAFYMELFTHQLTPKLTYARISYHYGSPGIYDDVSRISMDDLRKPVRDQVWSPVAEFGAQNSTFYETEAVATKSATSRMDNDNLFSNGSCWVWQPKAIGETVELKLSLQEAGKYGLRMTCAHTENSGTFSILFNGEDIDEIVELNVAHRKYLRNRFLPEFELKAGEQTLVLKYEGAPDGAAGEIGVDFVWLQKR; from the coding sequence ATGAACATTCTACGCGCTTGTATGGCATTGTGCGTATTAACGCTGCTCCTTCCGTCTCCGCAATGCGAGACGATTACCTTCGGCTCGCTGGTTGATGAGATGACCGACATGCACCGCTTGGCGAAGTTCCCTGAACCTGTGTATAAGACCGTCCAGTTTTCATCGTATGACCGGCGCAGCAAGACGCCGGGCGGGCCGGACTGGTATGCAAATTCCGACGGCTTTGGCAGCGAACCCATTCCCAATTTTGAAGAAGTATTGAAAGAGCCGGGTGCGGACAACATTGGTGAATATCTCGTTTGCGACGTAAAAGGCCCCGGCGCGATTGTGCGAACCTGGACGGCGGCGATCAAAGGCGATGTTCGCGTGTATTTAGACGGCTCGAAAGATGCGGTGTATGAAGGCTCCGCACAGCAGTTCTTTCAATATACGGCGCAGCATTTTTTAGCGGATAGCGGCATTGATTCAAAACTGATCGACCGCACGTTTCAACAAAGAAATGCGTGTTACTTTCCGATTCCATTTGCGCGGCGCTGTCGCATTGAATGGCGCGGCAATTTGAAGGAACTACATTTTTATGAAGTGCAGATTCGCTTGTATGAGCCACACGCCGAAGTCGCGACGTTTGAGCCAAGCGACGTAAAAGTCTTTCAGGAAAAGATTGAATCCGTTGCAAAAATTCTGGGCGATATCGACGGCGAATGGCAGTACAAATCCGAAAAAGAAGCGCTGCCTTTGAATGCTATGTTGAAAGCGGGTGAAACGGTTTCTTCGATTAAGCATAAAGGCTCAGGCGCGATTGAACGGCTGACGCTTCAACTCAAAGCCGATGATCTCAACGCGGCGCTGCGCCAGACGGTGATGAAAATTTCATTCGACGGCTTCCAGACTGAACAGATCATTTCGCCCGTCGGTGATTTTTTTGGCGCGGCGCCGGGCGTGAATCCCTATACTTCGCTTCCATTTACCGTGACGCCAGAGGGCGAAATGACCTGCCGCTATGTGATGCCGTTTCGCGAGAGCGTGAATATCACCTTTGAAAACCGGGGCGAACAGACGGTTGAAATTATTGGTTCCGTTTTGCCGTGCGCGTTTGAAGTCGAGCCGGAGCGCTTCCAGCATTTTCGGGCGCGTTGGCGCGTCGAACATGACCTGATTAGCAAACCGGAACGCGACTTGCCGTTTTTGCTCGCCAATGGAAAAGGCGTTTACGTTGGTACCACCAGTTATTTATGGAACCCGAATTTGATCCCTACGCCGTATGGCAACTGGTGGGGCGAAGGCGACGAAAAAATATTTGTCGATGAGGATGAATTTCCTACGACATTCGGTACTGGCTCAGAAGATTACTACAACTACGCCTGGTCGGCGCCGGATATATTCTTGTTTCCCTATTGCGGACAACCTCTCAACGATGGTCCCGGCAATCGCGGGTTCGTGACCAATTTTCGCTGGCATGTGATAGATGCGCTGCCGTTTAACGAACAGATTGCCTTCTATATGGAACTCTTCACTCATCAGTTGACGCCCAAATTAACCTATGCGCGTATCAGTTACCACTATGGCTCGCCGGGAATCTACGACGATGTATCGCGTATCAGCATGGACGATTTGCGTAAGCCCGTTCGCGATCAGGTTTGGAGCCCTGTAGCGGAATTTGGTGCTCAGAATTCGACGTTTTATGAAACCGAAGCCGTTGCGACAAAGAGCGCAACAAGCCGTATGGACAATGACAATCTGTTTTCAAACGGCTCATGTTGGGTCTGGCAGCCAAAAGCAATCGGAGAAACGGTTGAGTTAAAACTGTCGTTACAAGAAGCGGGCAAGTACGGCTTGCGTATGACCTGCGCCCACACAGAAAATTCGGGGACGTTTTCTATTCTATTTAACGGAGAAGACATCGACGAAATCGTTGAATTGAATGTTGCGCACCGGAAGTATTTGAGAAACCGCTTTCTGCCGGAGTTTGAATTAAAAGCCGGAGAGCAAACGCTGGTTTTAAAATATGAGGGTGCGCCCGACGGCGCCGCTGGCGAGATCGGCGTCGATTTTGTTTGGCTGCAAAAGCGATAG
- the mtnA gene encoding S-methyl-5-thioribose-1-phosphate isomerase encodes MPFDTIAVVDGQVKIIDQTLLPTQTLYITIETIEDMWEAIKMLRVRGAPAIGVSAAFGVYIGVKHSTAADFTAFQADVEKAADYLATSRPTAVNLFWALDRIKRVASENSGKSVDELKTIVFDEAQRMLEEDAAVCRAIGEFGATLFNEGDGVLTHCNAGGLATARYGTALAPMFIAKENGVTLNVFADETRPLLQGARLTAWELQQADIPVTVICDNMAASVMAKGWIKAVIVGTDRVAANGDVANKIGTYGVAVLAKHHGIPFYVALPTSTIDMNLAEGALIPIEERNSEEITHGFGKQTAPDGIKVYNPAFDVTPNELVTAFVTEKGIIYPPYKENLAQLFQ; translated from the coding sequence ATGCCGTTCGATACCATAGCCGTCGTGGATGGACAAGTCAAAATCATCGACCAAACGCTGCTGCCCACGCAGACGTTATATATTACCATCGAGACCATTGAAGATATGTGGGAAGCCATCAAAATGCTGCGCGTACGCGGCGCCCCTGCGATTGGCGTTTCCGCTGCATTTGGCGTCTATATCGGCGTCAAGCACTCGACTGCCGCTGATTTTACCGCGTTCCAAGCCGATGTGGAGAAAGCCGCCGATTACCTGGCGACCTCGCGTCCGACGGCTGTAAACCTGTTTTGGGCGCTTGACCGCATTAAACGGGTCGCGAGCGAAAATAGCGGCAAATCTGTCGATGAATTAAAAACAATCGTTTTCGACGAAGCGCAACGAATGCTCGAAGAAGACGCCGCCGTCTGTCGCGCCATTGGTGAATTCGGAGCGACGCTTTTCAATGAAGGCGACGGCGTATTAACTCACTGCAACGCCGGCGGTCTCGCCACCGCCCGCTATGGCACCGCGCTGGCGCCGATGTTCATCGCCAAAGAAAATGGCGTCACGCTCAACGTGTTCGCCGACGAAACCCGCCCGCTGCTACAAGGCGCGCGCCTCACCGCCTGGGAACTGCAGCAAGCCGATATTCCCGTCACTGTGATTTGCGACAACATGGCAGCATCAGTGATGGCGAAGGGTTGGATCAAGGCCGTCATCGTTGGGACCGACCGCGTCGCCGCTAACGGAGACGTCGCCAATAAGATTGGAACCTACGGCGTCGCGGTTCTCGCCAAGCATCATGGCATCCCCTTTTACGTCGCGTTGCCGACCTCAACCATTGACATGAACCTTGCCGAAGGCGCGTTGATTCCGATTGAAGAACGCAACTCCGAAGAAATCACCCACGGCTTTGGCAAACAAACCGCGCCGGATGGAATCAAAGTCTACAACCCAGCTTTCGACGTAACTCCAAATGAATTGGTCACCGCCTTCGTCACCGAAAAAGGCATTATCTATCCACCGTATAAAGAGAATTTAGCGCAGTTATTTCAATAA